In Rhodococcus sp. OK302, one genomic interval encodes:
- a CDS encoding amidase, whose product MSDLPDSELAFAGIVGQAELIRSGQLSARELTENTLRRIERLNPSLNAFTRILADEAMNEAARRDQHQADGTALGPLHGVPIAIKDENDVAGTPTTYGGAAVTRIAKADSEVVRRLRDAGAVVIGKTTMPEFGIWPFTETAAHGYTRNPWDTGISTGGSSGGSAAAVASGMVAGAIGGDGGGSIRLPAAFCGLFGLKPQRGRVSTAPNRNLWRGLGTLGPLTRSVYDSALMYDAILGTTAVDDYRAEPLPLSFTEALSSTHSPLRIAVSTRSPVRGVSPAPEVVAGVHAVAEILSALGHHVEEFDPEYPDATASFLPQVLGGVRDEALRVDRPDLLERRTRALSSIGRIASSGRVGKAAYRRGERIAHTVNQVFDTFDVVLTPTTPALPRAIGQLEGAGLVSAARKSLPIAAYCSIWNVCGNPAAAVPAGFSASGLPLSVQLVSRPNGELTILALAQQLEERIGWPNFRPPHA is encoded by the coding sequence ATGTCTGATCTACCTGATTCCGAACTCGCGTTTGCCGGCATTGTCGGCCAAGCCGAGCTGATTCGCTCCGGCCAACTCTCCGCACGTGAGTTGACGGAAAATACTCTCCGACGGATCGAGCGACTCAACCCGAGCCTCAACGCGTTCACCCGCATACTTGCCGACGAGGCGATGAACGAAGCCGCTCGACGCGATCAGCATCAGGCCGACGGAACAGCATTGGGCCCCCTCCACGGAGTGCCGATCGCCATCAAAGACGAGAACGACGTCGCCGGAACACCCACGACCTACGGCGGCGCAGCAGTCACTCGAATCGCGAAGGCCGACTCCGAAGTGGTGCGACGCCTACGAGACGCCGGTGCTGTGGTCATCGGAAAAACAACGATGCCGGAGTTCGGGATTTGGCCGTTCACCGAAACAGCCGCCCATGGATACACCCGAAACCCTTGGGACACCGGCATTTCGACGGGAGGTTCGAGCGGCGGATCGGCAGCTGCAGTGGCGTCGGGCATGGTGGCCGGCGCAATTGGCGGCGACGGCGGCGGTTCCATCCGGTTACCGGCCGCGTTCTGCGGACTGTTCGGACTGAAGCCGCAACGCGGTCGCGTAAGCACTGCCCCCAACCGGAATCTGTGGCGTGGGCTCGGCACTCTCGGTCCGCTGACTCGCTCGGTTTACGACAGCGCGCTGATGTACGACGCCATCCTCGGCACGACCGCCGTCGACGACTACCGCGCTGAGCCTCTCCCCCTCAGTTTCACGGAAGCCTTGTCGTCGACACACAGTCCCCTGCGGATTGCCGTGTCCACTCGCAGCCCCGTCCGCGGCGTCAGCCCCGCGCCGGAGGTAGTTGCCGGAGTGCATGCCGTCGCAGAAATACTGAGTGCCCTGGGTCATCATGTCGAGGAGTTCGACCCCGAATACCCTGATGCGACAGCATCATTCCTGCCGCAGGTTCTCGGTGGAGTGCGGGATGAGGCGTTGCGCGTCGATCGACCCGACCTCCTCGAACGACGAACCCGCGCCCTGTCCTCGATCGGACGGATCGCGTCGTCGGGTCGCGTCGGCAAGGCTGCGTACCGCCGCGGCGAACGGATCGCGCACACCGTCAATCAGGTGTTCGACACTTTCGACGTCGTCCTGACCCCGACAACTCCCGCCTTGCCCCGCGCGATCGGTCAACTGGAAGGCGCCGGACTCGTGTCCGCTGCCCGCAAATCGTTGCCCATCGCCGCATACTGCTCGATCTGGAATGTGTGCGGAAATCCGGCTGCGGCAGTGCCGGCGGGGTTTTCCGCAAGCGGATTACCTCTGAGCGTCCAATTGGTGTCGAGGCCCAACGGCGAGCTGACGATTCTGGCGCTGGCACAGCAACTCGAGGAACGGATCGGCTGGCCGAATTTCCGTCCGCCGCACGCCTGA
- the orn gene encoding oligoribonuclease has product MQDKLVWIDCEMTGLRLESDKLIEIAALVTDSELNILGEGVDIVIHADDDALASMPDVVRKMHAKSGLTEEVRKSTVTLAEAEKEVLAYIRKHVPVAGTAPLAGNSIATDRGFISRDMAALDTYLHYRMIDVSSIKELSRRWYPRIYFGQPEKGLAHRALADIKESIRELKYYRGTAFVPAPGPSSAEIAAVVEGLGPA; this is encoded by the coding sequence GTGCAGGACAAATTGGTATGGATCGATTGTGAAATGACCGGGCTGCGGCTGGAGTCGGACAAACTCATCGAGATTGCGGCTCTGGTAACCGACAGCGAATTGAACATCTTGGGCGAAGGCGTGGACATCGTCATCCACGCCGACGACGACGCTTTGGCCTCGATGCCCGACGTCGTGAGGAAGATGCACGCCAAATCGGGATTGACCGAAGAAGTGCGCAAGTCGACGGTCACCCTCGCCGAGGCGGAGAAAGAGGTGCTCGCCTACATCCGCAAGCACGTTCCCGTCGCCGGAACCGCTCCCCTGGCAGGTAATTCCATCGCCACCGACCGCGGATTCATTTCCCGCGACATGGCGGCCCTGGACACGTACCTCCACTACCGGATGATCGATGTCAGTTCCATCAAGGAACTCTCCCGTCGCTGGTATCCCCGCATTTACTTCGGCCAGCCCGAGAAGGGTCTCGCGCACCGCGCGCTGGCCGACATCAAGGAATCCATTCGCGAACTCAAGTATTACCGCGGCACTGCCTTTGTCCCCGCGCCCGGACCGTCCAGCGCTGAGATCGCAGCCGTCGTCGAGGGTTTAGGACCCGCCTGA
- a CDS encoding L,D-transpeptidase, giving the protein MSRQWWGLSERGGAGRVSKGAALIAASLGALVLVTACTAGGTAVDDQGAAPIDSNPLTELIKPKVTSSAADGAIGFSPGDPVRIDVADGTLSEVRMVNPSGERVAGAIAADGASWTTTEPLGYNRKYKIEARAYGLGGASTTVSSFTTSAPGNVTKPYVMPGEDSVVGIGQPIAVQFDENIPDRKAAEDAIAVTTTPAVEGAFYWVNNREVRWRPEAYWAPGTKVDVKVNVYGKDLGKGVFGQEDATTSFTIGDSVIAIADDNTKQVTFEVNGKSVMTMPTSMGKDSTPTDNGVYIIGDRLADMVMDSSTYGVPVTSSEGYKTPVQWATRMSYSGIFFHSAPWSVGQQGYSNTSHGCLNLSPSNAKWVYDNTKRGDIVIVKNTVGGTLSGTDGLGDWNIPWETWKAGNADV; this is encoded by the coding sequence ATGAGTCGTCAGTGGTGGGGTCTGTCCGAACGTGGTGGGGCGGGTCGGGTCTCCAAGGGTGCTGCGTTGATCGCAGCCTCGCTCGGTGCATTGGTCCTCGTGACCGCGTGCACCGCCGGAGGGACGGCGGTCGACGACCAAGGTGCCGCACCGATCGACTCCAATCCGTTGACCGAACTGATCAAGCCGAAAGTCACTTCCTCCGCCGCCGACGGCGCGATCGGATTCTCACCCGGCGACCCGGTACGTATCGATGTTGCCGACGGCACTCTGTCCGAGGTTCGGATGGTCAACCCCAGCGGTGAGCGGGTGGCCGGGGCTATCGCCGCCGACGGTGCATCGTGGACGACTACCGAACCGCTCGGATACAACCGCAAGTACAAGATCGAAGCGCGCGCCTACGGATTGGGTGGAGCGAGCACCACGGTGTCGTCGTTCACCACCAGTGCTCCGGGCAATGTCACCAAGCCGTACGTGATGCCCGGCGAAGACTCCGTCGTCGGCATCGGTCAGCCCATCGCCGTGCAGTTCGACGAGAACATCCCGGACCGCAAGGCCGCCGAGGACGCTATCGCCGTCACCACGACGCCGGCCGTCGAAGGTGCCTTCTACTGGGTCAACAACCGTGAGGTGCGTTGGCGTCCGGAGGCGTACTGGGCCCCGGGCACCAAAGTCGACGTGAAGGTGAACGTCTACGGAAAAGATCTCGGCAAGGGCGTATTCGGTCAGGAAGACGCAACCACGTCCTTCACGATCGGCGATTCAGTCATTGCTATTGCCGACGACAACACCAAGCAGGTCACCTTCGAGGTGAACGGCAAGTCCGTCATGACGATGCCCACGTCCATGGGCAAGGACAGCACTCCCACGGACAACGGCGTCTACATCATCGGTGACCGTCTCGCAGACATGGTGATGGACTCCTCGACCTACGGCGTCCCGGTCACCTCGTCCGAGGGGTACAAGACTCCGGTCCAGTGGGCCACGCGGATGTCCTACAGCGGCATCTTCTTCCACTCGGCACCATGGTCCGTCGGGCAGCAGGGCTACTCCAACACCAGCCACGGCTGCCTCAACCTGAGTCCGTCCAACGCGAAGTGGGTGTACGACAACACCAAACGCGGCGACATCGTCATCGTCAAGAACACGGTGGGCGGCACGCTTTCCGGAACCGACGGCTTGGGTGACTGGAACATCCCGTGGGAGACGTGGAAGGCCGGTAACGCAGACGTCTGA
- a CDS encoding dipeptidase, with amino-acid sequence MTEHLRAVVSTLMPRAREDLTTLVALRSVADARQFPPEECASAAQWVLEAFREQGFADVESIETSDGSAAVIGFRPGPADAPTVLLYCHYDVQPPGSEELWESPPFTLTERAGRWYGRGASDCKGNVVMHLTALRALAAAGLEPTVGVRIVAEGSEEMGTGGLEDLLRDRPELFAADMILIGDTGNTEVGAPTITTTLRGMANVVVHVSTLEGEVHSGAYGGAAPDAVTALVQMLSTLHDEYGNTTVDGLTNDQRWDGVEYGEDRFRADAGVLDGVGLSGSGSVAEQVWARPALTILGIDCPPVVGSAAAIAPRASARLNLRVPPGTDPVVAQDLLIGHLLAAAPWNVRVSVEPESTGKPFSASTGGPGYKQLRAALSGAYGAEVRFAGQGGSIPLCNALAEQFPDAEIALIGVEEPLCRIHAPNESVDPSEIENLALAEALFLSRFSS; translated from the coding sequence ATGACCGAACATTTGCGCGCTGTGGTGTCCACGCTCATGCCCCGTGCCCGAGAAGACCTGACAACGCTGGTGGCTTTGCGATCCGTTGCTGACGCGCGGCAGTTCCCGCCGGAGGAATGCGCGAGTGCGGCGCAGTGGGTTCTGGAAGCTTTCCGAGAGCAAGGATTTGCCGACGTCGAATCGATCGAGACTTCGGACGGTTCCGCTGCGGTCATCGGCTTTCGGCCCGGCCCGGCGGATGCCCCGACGGTTCTCCTCTACTGCCACTACGACGTTCAGCCGCCGGGAAGCGAAGAACTTTGGGAATCGCCACCTTTCACGCTGACCGAGCGGGCGGGACGCTGGTATGGGCGCGGGGCGTCGGACTGCAAAGGCAACGTGGTGATGCATCTGACGGCCTTGCGGGCACTCGCTGCTGCCGGTCTCGAACCAACTGTCGGTGTGAGAATCGTCGCCGAAGGATCGGAAGAGATGGGCACCGGCGGCCTCGAGGATTTGCTCCGGGATCGGCCGGAACTCTTTGCTGCCGACATGATATTGATCGGGGATACGGGCAACACCGAGGTCGGGGCGCCGACGATCACGACGACCCTACGCGGCATGGCCAACGTCGTGGTGCACGTGTCGACGCTCGAGGGTGAGGTTCATTCCGGTGCGTATGGGGGTGCCGCCCCGGATGCCGTTACCGCGTTGGTGCAGATGCTCTCGACTCTCCACGACGAGTACGGAAACACCACCGTCGACGGATTGACCAACGATCAACGCTGGGATGGCGTCGAGTATGGCGAGGATCGGTTTCGGGCTGATGCCGGCGTGCTCGACGGTGTCGGCCTGAGCGGTTCGGGTTCGGTGGCCGAACAGGTGTGGGCTCGTCCAGCGCTCACGATTCTGGGGATCGACTGCCCGCCGGTAGTCGGTTCGGCCGCAGCGATCGCGCCCCGGGCGTCAGCGCGACTCAACTTGCGCGTCCCTCCCGGCACGGATCCCGTCGTCGCGCAGGACCTACTGATCGGACATCTGCTGGCTGCGGCGCCGTGGAATGTCCGAGTGTCGGTTGAACCCGAGTCGACGGGTAAGCCGTTCAGTGCGTCGACGGGCGGGCCGGGATACAAGCAGCTGAGAGCGGCGCTGAGCGGCGCGTACGGCGCTGAAGTCAGGTTTGCCGGACAGGGAGGCTCGATTCCCTTGTGTAACGCGCTCGCAGAGCAGTTCCCCGACGCCGAGATCGCGTTGATCGGCGTCGAGGAACCGCTGTGCCGCATTCACGCCCCGAACGAGAGCGTCGATCCTTCGGAGATCGAAAACCTCGCGCTGGCGGAAGCTCTATTTCTGAGTCGGTTCAGCAGTTAG
- the bcp gene encoding thioredoxin-dependent thiol peroxidase has translation MTETSRLSPGDIAPDFTLPDADGNEVSLSDYRGRKVIVYFYPAASTPGCTKQACDFRDSLAELNGAGLDVIGISPDKPAKLAKFRDNEELTFPLLSDPEKTTLLAWGAFGEKKMYGKTVQGVIRSTFLVDEDGKIEVAQYNVRATGHVAKLRRDLSV, from the coding sequence GTGACCGAGACCAGTAGATTGTCCCCCGGCGACATTGCGCCGGATTTCACGCTTCCCGACGCCGATGGCAACGAAGTTTCACTGAGCGACTATCGCGGCCGCAAGGTCATCGTGTACTTCTACCCCGCCGCCAGCACCCCCGGCTGCACCAAGCAGGCCTGTGACTTCCGGGACAGCCTCGCGGAGTTGAACGGCGCCGGACTCGACGTCATCGGCATCTCCCCCGACAAGCCGGCGAAACTTGCCAAGTTCCGCGACAACGAGGAACTGACTTTCCCGCTTCTCTCCGATCCGGAGAAAACGACGCTTCTGGCGTGGGGCGCGTTCGGCGAGAAGAAGATGTACGGCAAAACCGTCCAGGGCGTCATCCGTTCCACCTTCCTCGTCGACGAGGACGGCAAGATCGAGGTGGCCCAGTACAACGTGCGCGCAACCGGCCACGTCGCAAAGCTACGACGCGACCTTTCGGTCTAA
- a CDS encoding TetR family transcriptional regulator, with amino-acid sequence MQPSTRSRVRRRPDPALENSHHEEPQELLPRKRPTQERSQRKFDALLAASRDLLTDVGFESFTCEEVAARADVPIGTLYQFFANKYVIVCELNRQDLVGVQHELAQFGGEVPSLDWLRFLNSFVDHMAGLWTSDPSRREVWLAMQSTPSTRATGVIHEKQFAETVAKMLGPLTPRSPRDRRMMMAEVLVHVVYSMLNFSVQDGQSHADAVVELKRLMGAYLQVAEKESRTKGLGTHDDD; translated from the coding sequence GTGCAGCCATCCACCCGCAGTCGCGTACGTCGACGGCCGGACCCAGCACTCGAGAATTCGCACCATGAGGAACCTCAGGAACTGCTTCCGCGTAAGCGCCCGACGCAGGAACGAAGCCAACGCAAATTCGACGCTCTTCTCGCCGCGTCTCGGGATCTGCTCACCGATGTCGGTTTCGAATCGTTCACGTGCGAAGAGGTCGCGGCGCGCGCCGACGTCCCCATCGGGACGCTGTATCAGTTCTTTGCCAACAAGTACGTCATCGTGTGCGAATTGAACCGTCAGGACCTGGTCGGCGTCCAGCACGAGCTGGCTCAGTTCGGCGGCGAAGTGCCGTCACTGGATTGGCTGCGTTTCCTCAACAGCTTCGTCGACCACATGGCTGGTCTCTGGACGTCGGATCCCTCGCGCCGTGAGGTGTGGCTGGCAATGCAGTCGACGCCGTCTACCCGGGCAACGGGAGTCATCCACGAGAAGCAGTTCGCGGAGACAGTCGCCAAAATGCTCGGGCCACTGACACCACGCTCCCCTCGCGACCGCCGCATGATGATGGCGGAAGTGCTTGTACACGTGGTGTATTCGATGTTGAACTTCTCGGTTCAGGACGGTCAGAGCCACGCCGACGCGGTTGTGGAACTCAAACGCCTCATGGGCGCCTACCTACAGGTTGCGGAGAAGGAATCCCGTACGAAGGGTCTTGGCACCCACGACGACGATTAA
- the acpS gene encoding holo-ACP synthase AcpS, which produces MGVLGIGFDLVAVSEFAEQLKRPGTAMLDNFTPGERRDANTRSSDPARHFAARWAAKEAVIKAWSTALFASPPVLGEMIHNQIEVVSDAWGRPSIRLRGDVAQHLTDVKIHISLTHDGDMAGAFAVIESL; this is translated from the coding sequence ATGGGAGTTCTGGGTATCGGCTTCGACCTCGTCGCGGTGTCGGAGTTTGCCGAGCAGCTGAAACGGCCGGGAACGGCTATGCTCGACAACTTCACACCGGGCGAGCGTCGGGACGCCAATACCCGGAGTTCCGATCCGGCAAGACATTTCGCCGCCCGGTGGGCTGCGAAGGAAGCAGTGATCAAAGCTTGGTCCACTGCTCTCTTCGCCAGCCCACCGGTGCTGGGGGAGATGATTCACAATCAGATCGAAGTGGTCTCCGACGCGTGGGGGCGTCCCAGCATCAGGTTGCGCGGCGACGTCGCACAACACCTCACCGACGTGAAGATCCACATTTCACTGACGCACGACGGAGACATGGCCGGCGCATTCGCCGTCATCGAATCGCTCTGA
- a CDS encoding DUF3618 domain-containing protein, with amino-acid sequence MPRDTESIEREIEKARNQLASTLDELTVRTNPKRLVENTKSAVLAKLNEPAVKYALIAVGSFVGLLVVRKIVRR; translated from the coding sequence GTGCCCAGGGACACCGAGAGCATCGAGCGCGAGATCGAGAAGGCGCGCAACCAGCTCGCGAGCACACTCGACGAACTGACGGTCCGTACCAACCCGAAGCGGCTGGTCGAGAACACCAAGTCCGCGGTGCTTGCCAAGCTCAACGAGCCGGCTGTGAAGTACGCACTGATCGCGGTGGGATCCTTCGTCGGACTCCTCGTGGTGCGCAAGATCGTTCGCCGATAA